From the genome of Bacteroidota bacterium:
AACTTTCCTTTAGTATGCGGCGGTGTATTGGTACTGTTTGCAGCTATGTCATGTGGCACGCAGAAGCCGAAACATGGTGAAGTAGATCAGAAGATGTTTGATACTCTTTTGGACTCAAAGCAGGTTAAATTAGTGAACCTGGTGAATAAAAACGGAGTGGAAGTTCAGATTACCAATTACGGGGCCAGAGTTGTTTCTGTATGGGTTCCGGATAAAAATGGCAAGTTTGACGATGTGGTCTTAGGATTTAGTTCCATTAAAGACTATTTGAAAGTTAATCCAAATTTTGGCGCTGTTGTGGGCCGTTATGGCAACCGTATAGGCAATGCGCAATTTAACCTGAACGGTACGGTTTACAAATTGGAAAAAAATGATGGCAAAAATACTTTGCATGGAGGTTTTATAGGTTATGACGAAAGAGTTTGGAATATTGAAAAGACAGACAAACAATCATTGGAATTAAGTTATTTGAGTAAAGACCAGGAAGAGGGCTTCCCCGGTAATTTAAAAATTACAGTAACTTATACCCTGACCGACAGCAATGAATTAAAAATAAATTATGCTGCAACTACCGATAAGCCTACTGTTTTGAACCTTACCAACCACAGTTATTTTAATCTTAATGGTCAAGATTCAGGGGATATTTTAGGAGAAGAAATAATGATCAATGCAGATAAATTCACCCCTGTTGATGATGGATTAATCCCCACCGGAGAACTACGAGCAGTAGCAGGTACACCTTTAGACTTTACAAAATCAACCTTAATCGGTTCCCGTATTAATGATTCCTATGAGCAAATTAAATTTGGCAAAGGTTATGATCACAATTTTGTATTAAATAAAAAGGGGAAGGAACTTTCCGTTGCTGCAGTTGCTTATGATCCCAAATCGGGAAGGGTTTTAGAAGTTACAACTACTGAACCTGGCGTACAATTTTATACAGGTAATTTCCTGGATGGAAAATTAATTGGGAAAAGTGGAAAAGGGTATATTCACCGCGGTGGATTTTGTTTAGAAACGCAACATTTCCCCGATTCTCCAAATCATCCTGCATTCCCCACAACTACCTTGAATCCGGGCGAGAATTATAATACCACTACTATATTTAAATTCTCAGTTAAGAAGTAATTTTGGATTGCATCTAATAATGCAATTTTAAATTTTGAAGAACTCACCTTTTTTCTACGGGGTGAGTTTTTTTATATAGTGAATATAAAGACTATGGCTACCGAAATCAGTAAATAAATCAAAATCTCCACACACATCAATATTCTGTTGGTCCGCTTATAATTTTTATTTAACATGTTCATTGTTTCTTATTTTTCGCAAAAATAGTATTCCTAAATTTTAAACTTTGTATTAAAACGTTTTATTTTGTTTTTATTGTATAAAAACGAGGGTTAAAATATTCAAAATAGGAGCAGAAATATCGCCTCACTTTATTTCTAAAAAATTGATTAACAATATTTATTAATCCTATACCTTCTCTTGTTTAAACATGGTGGGATAATGCCAGGTTAAGCTTAGTTTTTAACAAACATGCCGTCTCAAAATCAATATTAGTGATGGATTATTAAGTCCTTCAATTTTGAAGCAGTGATTGTTGTTCCATC
Proteins encoded in this window:
- a CDS encoding aldose epimerase family protein, coding for MKTNFPLVCGGVLVLFAAMSCGTQKPKHGEVDQKMFDTLLDSKQVKLVNLVNKNGVEVQITNYGARVVSVWVPDKNGKFDDVVLGFSSIKDYLKVNPNFGAVVGRYGNRIGNAQFNLNGTVYKLEKNDGKNTLHGGFIGYDERVWNIEKTDKQSLELSYLSKDQEEGFPGNLKITVTYTLTDSNELKINYAATTDKPTVLNLTNHSYFNLNGQDSGDILGEEIMINADKFTPVDDGLIPTGELRAVAGTPLDFTKSTLIGSRINDSYEQIKFGKGYDHNFVLNKKGKELSVAAVAYDPKSGRVLEVTTTEPGVQFYTGNFLDGKLIGKSGKGYIHRGGFCLETQHFPDSPNHPAFPTTTLNPGENYNTTTIFKFSVKK